In Leptospira sp. WS58.C1, a single genomic region encodes these proteins:
- a CDS encoding TIGR01777 family oxidoreductase yields the protein MLIGITGGTGLIGSMLAIRLKAEGHRVRIFSRSGKLPPRLQRISEWDVRIGSLPTRADLEGVNVLINLAGEPIAGVRWTPEYKQRIRSSRVDFTRDLVARLTSLGEFAPKTLFNSSAIGIYGSYDAGTPPFDEDSPAADDELGTLCRDWEEEALEAEKAGIRTVLLRTGVVLTTEGGALATMLPAFKLFAGGPIGSGNQILSWIHIEDQLSAIMFLIRKEEARGAFNLVSPEPLSNEQFSKVLGKTLGRPSFTRMPSFALSLAFGEGAIVATHGQRVVPKRLQELGYKFRYPNLEAALRNLLG from the coding sequence ATGCTTATTGGAATTACCGGCGGCACGGGACTCATAGGATCCATGTTGGCGATCCGCTTGAAGGCAGAAGGACATAGAGTCCGCATTTTTAGCCGAAGTGGAAAATTGCCGCCTAGACTCCAAAGAATTTCAGAATGGGACGTTCGAATCGGCTCGCTCCCAACCAGAGCGGATTTAGAAGGAGTCAACGTACTCATCAACCTGGCGGGTGAACCGATTGCGGGAGTTCGCTGGACGCCTGAATACAAACAAAGGATCCGTTCTTCTCGCGTAGATTTCACCAGGGATTTAGTCGCAAGACTCACCTCCTTGGGAGAATTCGCTCCCAAAACATTATTCAACTCTTCAGCGATCGGGATCTATGGATCTTATGACGCGGGAACCCCGCCTTTCGACGAAGATAGTCCCGCAGCGGATGACGAGTTAGGCACCCTTTGTAGAGATTGGGAAGAAGAAGCTTTAGAAGCGGAAAAAGCAGGTATAAGGACCGTTCTACTAAGAACAGGAGTCGTATTAACCACGGAAGGGGGAGCACTCGCCACCATGCTCCCTGCATTCAAATTATTCGCAGGCGGTCCGATCGGAAGCGGAAACCAAATCCTTTCTTGGATCCATATCGAAGACCAACTCTCCGCAATCATGTTCCTGATCAGAAAAGAAGAGGCAAGAGGGGCATTCAATCTGGTATCTCCTGAACCTCTTTCCAACGAGCAATTCAGTAAGGTTCTGGGAAAAACTCTAGGACGTCCATCTTTCACAAGAATGCCTTCCTTTGCACTTTCTCTCGCATTCGGCGAAGGAGCCATCGTAGCAACGCATGGCCAAAGGGTAGTGCCTAAACGACTCCAAGAATTGGGTTATAAATTCAGATACCCGAATCTGGAAGCGGCGCTTCGAAATTTATTGGGCTAA
- the trxA gene encoding thioredoxin: MPGSFNELLKTHDKPILVDFWAEWCGPCKMVAPELEKFAQAHQGQVTVVKVNIDEKPELAQQYGVQSIPTLMLFKGGEIAEKVVGAIPQAHMEKVFAPKLV; the protein is encoded by the coding sequence ATGCCTGGTTCATTCAACGAACTACTCAAAACACATGATAAACCCATCCTAGTGGATTTCTGGGCCGAATGGTGCGGTCCTTGTAAAATGGTAGCCCCTGAGTTGGAAAAATTTGCACAAGCTCACCAAGGGCAAGTCACCGTAGTGAAAGTCAATATAGACGAAAAACCTGAATTGGCTCAACAATACGGAGTTCAATCCATTCCGACCTTGATGTTATTCAAAGGCGGAGAAATCGCCGAAAAGGTGGTGGGAGCAATTCCACAGGCACATATGGAGAAAGTTTTTGCCCCTAAATTGGTTTAA